A stretch of Capricornis sumatraensis isolate serow.1 chromosome 10, serow.2, whole genome shotgun sequence DNA encodes these proteins:
- the LSM3 gene encoding U6 snRNA-associated Sm-like protein LSm3 isoform X2: protein MMETQQQTTNTVEEPLDLIRLSLDERIYVKMRNDRELRGRLHAYDQHLNMILGDVEETVTTIEIDEETYEEIYKSTKRNIPMLFVRGDGVVLVAPPLRVG, encoded by the exons ATGATGGAAACACAA CAACAAACCACCAACACTGTGGAGGAGCCCTTGGATCTCATCCGGCTCAGCCTGGACGAGCGCATCTACGTGAAGATGAGAAACGACAGAGAACTTCGAGGCCGGTTACAC GCTTATGATCAACATTTAAATATGATATTGGGAGATGTGGAAGAAACTGTGACAACTATAGAAATTGATGAAGAAACATATgaagaaatatataaa TCAACAAAACGGAATATTCCGATGCTCTTTGTACGGGGAGATGGCGTTGTGCTGGTTGCCCCGCCGTTGAGAGTTGGCTGA
- the LSM3 gene encoding U6 snRNA-associated Sm-like protein LSm3 isoform X1: MADDVDQQQTTNTVEEPLDLIRLSLDERIYVKMRNDRELRGRLHAYDQHLNMILGDVEETVTTIEIDEETYEEIYKSTKRNIPMLFVRGDGVVLVAPPLRVG, encoded by the exons ATGGCGGACGACGTGGACCAG CAACAAACCACCAACACTGTGGAGGAGCCCTTGGATCTCATCCGGCTCAGCCTGGACGAGCGCATCTACGTGAAGATGAGAAACGACAGAGAACTTCGAGGCCGGTTACAC GCTTATGATCAACATTTAAATATGATATTGGGAGATGTGGAAGAAACTGTGACAACTATAGAAATTGATGAAGAAACATATgaagaaatatataaa TCAACAAAACGGAATATTCCGATGCTCTTTGTACGGGGAGATGGCGTTGTGCTGGTTGCCCCGCCGTTGAGAGTTGGCTGA